The window TTTGTTACTCGGGTAAAGGCTATTTGTGGGGATCAGATACCCGACGAATCGGGAATGATGATAGAAGTAAAGATATTCGTTGGGTTCGGGGATAGGTACTTCACTACTTAACGGATAGGGTACTCGTTGTTATCCATACTCGTAGACATTGAGACATCTAATAGATTCACACTCATGGAGCGACTCAATTCTCTTTACAAATAGAAAGAGGATAATACTAGGTTGGGATCACGTTGTTTGTGGCTTAAGGAGGGAGATTCAAATAACCAATTTTTCCATAACTTTGCTAATTCTCGTAGAAGATACAACTAGATCTTTATTCTTAAGGTTAATGGGGTCGAGCCTTCTAACTAGTCAACCATTACAGACTTCATTCTTTATTTGTATGAAGATATCCTTATTGAATAGACTAATTAGAGACCTAATCTTAGGATTGTGCTTTAACAGATTTAACAGTCAAGAAAATCTAGGAAGCCCTTTCTGGTTGCAATAGGGACAAAACTTCTAGCCCTGACGGTTACACAattgcattcatcatataattTTGGGATATCATCAAAGATGACTACTTAAGGTCGTTCAAGCATTTTCACGGAACGGCCTCATTTGAAAAAGATGGTACTCTAGTTACATTATTCTTATTAGAAAGATTCATTGAGTGAGGGAACTCAAACACTTCAGGTCTTTTTGTCTTGTTTCTAGTTTCTACAAGAATATGGTTAAAACCATTGCAAATACTCTCAAAGTCTTCATGTCGAACCTTATCTCCCACAATTAGATTGTTTTTGTGCAAGGTAGGAAAATCTCTCATGACTCACTCATCTTCAACGAGTGCACTATCATTAGAAGAAAGAAAACGGGTTGTCTTTGTAAATTGGACATTGAGAAAGCTTTCAATCATTTCATCTAGGACTTTCACCTTTTTATCCTCGAAAAGATGGGCTTcgggaaaaagtaaaaaaattggATAAAAACATGCATCTCTTAACTTAGGTTCTgcatcattattaaaaaaatgtgataacaaattaagtatgtagctcgcaaacacacttaaacaTTTAACCAAGCGCAAAActtgacgggctcgaacctatgaacttagggttagtatccacctcttattgccactaggctagaagagaggaTTCTGCATCATTATTAATGGTGAAGCTTTCGGGTTTTCAAGAGCTCGAAGAGTCTCAGATAGGAGATATTTTTCTCCCATTTTGTTCACAATTGCTATGGAAGGATTATCTAAGCTTTTTGAGAGGACAATTATTGCAAAGTCTTTACGGGGATAAATTTAGGAACGTTGAGATGGACTAACTTCATTACTTCATTACACTTTGTCTTGTAAGCCCACATTGTGAtcgattttaaaaatacatttttctgGTAACTCTGTTGGggacattcgacgtttgactccaaagtaattttggccaagtatttaaactttcttacTCTTTAATTCATACTCTATGTTCacattatttgattatttgcatgagacttAGAGCTCCGATATGGAAGTGTGTGAGAATACATCGTTGGATAAAACTcacacatttatattttatgtgctaagggtagCCAATGTGGATGACACCCTCAACCCATTCCTTGAAGTcttgtgtgatttgagagttgagaaaaacacTATGAAAAACCTGGATTAACCCTCTCTTATTTATTCCTATGGATTTTTTCCTTATTCGCTGGTTTATTTAATCAACACATTTTCTTTTcagttgttgtttcaccccaacATTCTATTCTCATGGAATTCTACTTTTTCACCGATTTATTTAGTCGACACGTTGACATAATGTCGTTTGATGAATCTCAACACTTCCCGAGTTTATCAGGATTAAagattttgttatgttttttgtctttaagtaatatataagaCTCTTGACATTTTATCTTGTATATTGACATTCAATTGTATCCATTGACATTCAATCTTATCCATTGACGACAgaaattcacatttgaatttggtgtaaatttatattcatttggatgaaatttcatttaatttacttACCCAAAttcttatttctatttaattaatggaattggTTTAAAATTCCAGTAGATTATATCATCAACAATTTACcatctcgtcttcaactttGAGTTGTTCAAATCTcttccatcttcaatttgataaataatgttatcatatatagaataatatatttgtaaatattatcacaatattataatattgagattatatcattattatattatcatattagtTTCTTTGTAAGTTTAATATAATGCCTATATATTAGATATAActtatacaatttaaaataaattattcaatacAAATTTTTTCTCTTCAACGTGaacaatttagaaaaaataaataaaagaaattttcaaaaaaaaaaaatttaaattgaaagaaTCAAATACTTTATGCTTCCTTATGCATTTATTTCTATCCCAAAAAGGGGATTTTGTACGGATTTaaagtttttcttttatcttattggcatttaacttatttttatcctctattcttttgtttttattttttttctctctatgtAATTCTTTAAACGCATCttgtcaattttttaaataaaaagttaaacttttaAGAAAAGAATCCTTATAGCACAAACTGTATACAAATTCATCAATTGAACATCAAAGCTCATCATCCACTGCCTACACTACTTTCTCATTAACTACAAAATTCCAAGTTTCAAATGACCAAATCTACTTTtgtaaaagtgaaaaaaatatggTTAACAAACTCTTTTTCATTGTTCATTCTCgagaattattttgtttaactcccttgaaatttttctttcaccatgAACTTGATTTCATTCAATGTATCATTCATTTCTTGGTCAtggaaacaataaattttaattttgagcaattttatttcatttcatttctatCTCCATGTGCATTAAAGAATGATATGTACTTTTAATGGCAGACCACAATGCccaatcaaaaatatttaaagtctTTGGAATTCACACTGCAAGGACAAAGAGTCTTGATCTCCAAACCAAAACTCTTCTCTTTGACAAAGAAATCACATTTTTCCTTGGAAActtcaaaaaaatcaatatttctaACTGGGATGGGGCTTTTATAAACTTTGATTATAAACCCACTCTCATTGTTTTGTATACTATTGACAAAGAATAAATTTTGGCTGCAAAAACAAACTCACAAAATGAATTTTTTCGCTTTCATTTTGAAAGTATTTGTCATTCAGATATTGATTTTCTTAACAAACTTGAACAAAACCCATACATACATTCCTCAtcttgaacttttattgttgtATCAGCTTTCTTAACAATTCAAAAACAGACCAATCATTTCTAACATCAAGTagcaaaaatcaaaaattaaattaagacaaGCCTGAtaccaaatataaatttttcaaaaattcataTGATAACTCATCACCAAATTTGTATGTACCTCATCTGATATAAAATAGAAACTTTAATTAGACAAATATTCATAAACTTATTCACAGTGTTCTCGTCTAGATCCAATCCAAAATTTGTTTCAAAATGACACCATTTTGCAATTTCTCCAACAAGAATCTAAAGAAACAATTAATATAGATCAGAactatcttattattatttccaattaatgataaaagttaaaagtgttttcaaattagATAACCTCATTTCATCATATCACTTATTAGCCCCAAAGGCCCAAGATCATCATCTAAGTAATTTCTAGGTTTCATAATTTCTCTATATACACATACTTATCGTAAATTCGAAATCTAGATCATCTATCGACCCTTATAAGAAGGCGAGCAACTGAGATGCTTAGGCCTTTCTAGAGAAAGCTTCTCTAACTCGGAACTATTGGTGCTCTTCAATTCTTCAGAGCATAACTCACTTATTTTAGTAGTCTCATCGGCCTTCTTAAGTTCATTTAGAGTCTTTTTTGCGTAAATGGTGAATCCAATTGTGGAAACAACTGCAATAATTAAAGATATAACATTGTATATTATCTCTATTGAACTCATTCTATGGTTCCCATAATGCACATCTGCCAATGTCCTTATCAGCCTCCCACTGCATATCAAAATCAACCAAGAAAGTAACATTCAGTATCTTTTTGTTTTACGggataaatacaaaatttgacattaaaaaacaaaaataaataaatgattttcttCTTTGATTGCACATTGAATAATCTATAACTGTTGATCCAACATAAAATCCAGCTTGTGATCTTCTCCTAGTTCATTCAACTacatttattaacaaataaaatgtatctatttcttataataaattgGTGGCTTCTAATTGGGATTCAACCAAAACTACAATCACTAATTCATTTGTCAAATGAAGCTTAATCACACTTTTTTACCAAGCTATGGGCTGTTTTGGTCTCAACTATAAAATAACAAcgatctaaaaaataatttggatcatgaatAAGAATAAGGGAAAAAAGAATCTATATaccaaatgaagtaaaaaaaagaaTCTATATACCAAATGAAGTCAAAAAAGGAATCTATATACCAAATGAAGTCAAAAGGCAcactataatttggataatgatctagaaaattgttcaaataaaatcttatatGAAACGgaaaaaaatcactttcaattttgACTTTGGCTGTTTTTCAATGGTCCCTGATTTGACATAAATTGTGACAAAATAGCAGTTTCCAAATGAATCTGTTTCCCAAAATTAGTTGTCAATCGTTTTGTGATCCTGAGAAATCTACGGTTATATTTGCCAAAAATCACAatgatcaataaaataattgggATTGTCGTCTAgaaaaattaaagccaaaaagCACATTATAATCTGGATCatgattaaaaattaatctttaacaaaatgaagcaaaaaagtacaaattttattttttattagtttagtaAAGTCAAGTTTGGGCTCTCTAAAGACTAAAGAAATCTTGTACAAAccgaaaaaatataattatcaatttaacTTTGCCAATTTTTCAATAGGATCGTGATTTTGATAGATATTCGTTCAAATTGAGCTACAACTATAATATTTCTATGAAAAACATTTTTCGAAATGGGTTAAATGTTATGAACAGAGAAATATCCTTTCTCCTGGTTTTCAATAGCATAAAAATGAATCCAAAAGCAGGAGAAATGTTACCTGTAGATGTAAATGAAAGCCTCTGGTACCATTCCAGCTATGGAACCAGATAAATAAGGCCAAAACCGCATAGTTGTCACCACTATCGCATAGTTGAAGATTGTGTATGGAAATGGAGAAATCCTAAAGAGCGCCACAACTCGGAATTGATGAAACCAGTTCCCTTCAGCAGCCAGTCTAATCATTTCGGCTTTATCAGGCCATCTTTTTAACCATTGCTGTATGGacataaatatacaaattaaaatgagCTTATAGGAGAGAAAATTATCCAGCCCCATTTAGaaccactttatttttatttctatagtTCAACACGTTTAAAGATACAGAAACGTttggaaacaaaataaaagcaaAACTGTTTCCAAATGAGCAATTTTCTAATGGTTGTCTTACATGGATCCTATCGCGGAAAAGTAGACCTATCCAATATGGTAGAACCATTCCCACAGTTGTTCCAACCATGATTATGACAAAACCAAGACCATAGCCGAAAATCATGCCAGCCAACCACATAGA is drawn from Impatiens glandulifera chromosome 3, dImpGla2.1, whole genome shotgun sequence and contains these coding sequences:
- the LOC124931620 gene encoding uncharacterized protein LOC124931620, with the translated sequence MLDSAKELGKDDSDVRIHVKEDSEYIRLVIPKDPRQLPQSDLLQHESNTRTRKFIWWLKAIFWSIFSVLVLLVSVKWGVPFIFKKALLPIMQWEATAFGRPALAVVLLTSLALFPVLLLPSGPSMWLAGMIFGYGLGFVIIMVGTTVGMVLPYWIGLLFRDRIHQWLKRWPDKAEMIRLAAEGNWFHQFRVVALFRISPFPYTIFNYAIVVTTMRFWPYLSGSIAGMVPEAFIYIYSGRLIRTLADVHYGNHRMSSIEIIYNVISLIIAVVSTIGFTIYAKKTLNELKKADETTKISELCSEELKSTNSSELEKLSLERPKHLSCSPSYKGR